Proteins encoded within one genomic window of Rhodothermales bacterium:
- a CDS encoding amidohydrolase family protein, which yields MKRALIFLLGSLFLLGHAMAQETGDLLIKNGTVLTVTNGTLPNTDVLIRAGTITRVAAGLSAPRGVRVVDATGMFVMPGIIDAHSHNALTSINEGSAPVTSEVTMEDVIDPFDIGIYRALAGGVTTIHAMHGSANVIGGQCETLKLRYGLTNPDHLKMEGAPRTIKFALGENPTRNHGGSGIHPSTRMGVEMVLREAFDQAQRYIVDWDAYERDRITNLRAIPPAYNQRLEVIADIIRGDVLVQAHSYRADEIVMLLNVLRDNGVKKLNLQHANEAFKVAPELAEFGATASVFADWWAYKFEVYYSTAYNAAILTRNGITTSINSDSGELIRHLYHEAAKTQRYGDLSDDEALALITINPAIQLGIADRVGSIEVGKDGDIALFNAHPLSVYAVPQLTIVDGTVRFDIENDPDDMRLTIDPDEPLEQTILMDRRDHDVHAGDEIVDLYDFFSGDND from the coding sequence ATGAAACGCGCCCTTATTTTTCTCCTCGGCAGCCTCTTTCTTCTTGGCCACGCGATGGCACAGGAAACCGGCGACCTGCTCATCAAGAACGGAACGGTGCTGACCGTCACCAACGGCACGCTGCCGAACACGGATGTACTGATACGCGCCGGCACGATCACCCGTGTCGCCGCTGGCCTGAGTGCTCCCCGCGGTGTCCGGGTGGTGGACGCCACGGGGATGTTCGTCATGCCCGGCATCATCGACGCGCACTCGCACAACGCGCTCACTTCCATCAACGAAGGCTCGGCGCCGGTCACCTCGGAGGTGACGATGGAAGATGTCATCGACCCGTTTGATATCGGCATCTACCGTGCCCTCGCCGGCGGCGTCACCACCATTCACGCGATGCACGGATCGGCCAACGTCATCGGCGGGCAGTGCGAGACGCTCAAGCTACGCTACGGCCTCACGAATCCGGACCACCTCAAGATGGAGGGCGCACCCCGGACGATCAAGTTCGCGCTCGGCGAAAACCCGACCCGCAACCACGGCGGCTCGGGTATCCACCCCTCCACCCGCATGGGCGTCGAGATGGTCCTCCGCGAGGCCTTCGACCAGGCACAGCGCTATATCGTCGACTGGGACGCCTACGAGCGAGACCGCATCACCAACCTGCGCGCCATCCCGCCGGCGTATAACCAGCGCCTGGAAGTCATCGCCGACATCATCCGCGGCGACGTGCTCGTCCAGGCCCACTCCTACCGCGCCGACGAAATCGTCATGCTATTGAACGTACTGCGCGACAATGGCGTCAAGAAACTCAACCTCCAGCACGCCAACGAGGCCTTTAAGGTCGCGCCCGAACTGGCCGAGTTCGGCGCCACGGCGTCGGTCTTCGCCGACTGGTGGGCGTACAAGTTCGAGGTCTACTACTCCACCGCCTACAACGCCGCCATCCTTACCCGCAACGGCATCACGACGTCCATCAACTCGGACTCCGGCGAGCTCATCCGCCACCTCTACCACGAGGCGGCCAAGACGCAGCGCTACGGCGACCTGAGCGACGACGAAGCCCTGGCGCTTATCACCATCAACCCGGCCATCCAGCTGGGCATCGCGGATCGGGTGGGATCGATCGAGGTGGGAAAAGACGGCGATATCGCGCTGTTTAACGCCCACCCGCTGTCCGTCTACGCCGTGCCCCAGCTCACCATTGTCGACGGCACTGTCCGGTTCGATATCGAGAACGACCCGGATGACATGCGCCTCAC